From a region of the Mycobacterium intracellulare ATCC 13950 genome:
- a CDS encoding FtsB family cell division protein has protein sequence MPGKPDPKRRSPASRPGKAGASVRRPRSAKPSSKPSARTSPTANHGGRNATQQEHVVEPIARQAAESVEQRSEQRLGFTARRAAVLAAVICVLTLTIAGPVRTYFAQRTEMNQLAASEAALRRQIADLEQRKTKLGDPAYIAAQARERLGFVKPGDIPFQVQLPPSAAEPTQPGAPSAKPVNNDPWYTSLWHTIADAPHLPPAAPPPAPPPAEAPAPPAEPGPSAPNPPGPGG, from the coding sequence TTGCCCGGCAAGCCGGATCCGAAGCGGCGTTCCCCGGCATCGCGCCCGGGGAAGGCCGGCGCTTCGGTTCGGCGCCCTCGGTCGGCCAAGCCGTCGTCGAAGCCGTCCGCGCGGACATCGCCCACGGCGAACCACGGCGGCCGCAACGCCACGCAGCAAGAGCATGTCGTCGAACCCATCGCCCGGCAGGCCGCCGAATCGGTTGAGCAGCGCTCCGAGCAACGGCTCGGGTTCACCGCGCGGCGCGCGGCGGTGCTGGCCGCGGTGATCTGCGTGCTGACGCTGACGATCGCCGGACCGGTGCGCACCTATTTCGCGCAGCGCACCGAGATGAATCAGCTGGCCGCCAGCGAGGCGGCGCTGCGCCGTCAGATCGCGGATTTGGAGCAGCGAAAGACCAAACTCGGTGACCCGGCCTACATTGCGGCGCAGGCCCGCGAGCGGCTCGGCTTCGTGAAGCCCGGCGACATCCCGTTCCAGGTTCAGCTTCCCCCGTCGGCGGCCGAGCCGACCCAGCCGGGGGCCCCGTCGGCGAAACCGGTCAACAACGACCCGTGGTACACGTCGCTGTGGCACACCATCGCCGACGCCCCGCACCTGCCGCCGGCCGCGCCGCCTCCCGCGCCGCCGCCCGCCGAAGCCCCGGCCCCGCCGGCCGAACCGGGTCCGTCCGCGCCGAACCCCCCCGGTCCCGGTGGTTGA
- a CDS encoding DUF501 domain-containing protein: MVDRADLDAVARQLGREPRGVLEIAYRCPNGEPGVVKTAPKLPDGTPFPTLYYLTHPALTAAASRLETTGLMREMTERLGRDADLAAAYRRAHESYLAERDAIESLGTTFTGGGMPDRVKCLHVLIAHSLAKGPGVNPFGDEALAILAGEPAMAGILVEGQW; the protein is encoded by the coding sequence GTGGTTGATCGTGCCGACCTGGACGCGGTGGCCCGCCAGCTCGGGCGGGAACCGCGCGGGGTGCTCGAAATCGCCTACCGGTGTCCCAACGGCGAACCCGGCGTGGTGAAGACCGCGCCGAAATTGCCTGACGGAACGCCGTTTCCGACGCTGTACTACCTGACACATCCGGCGCTGACGGCGGCGGCGAGCAGGCTCGAGACGACGGGATTGATGCGCGAGATGACCGAGCGACTGGGCCGCGACGCCGACCTGGCGGCAGCGTACCGGCGCGCGCACGAGTCCTATCTGGCCGAGCGTGACGCGATCGAATCGTTGGGGACGACCTTCACCGGCGGCGGGATGCCCGACCGGGTCAAGTGCTTGCACGTGCTGATTGCGCATTCGCTGGCCAAGGGGCCGGGCGTGAATCCGTTCGGCGACGAGGCGCTGGCGATCCTGGCCGGCGAGCCCGCGATGGCGGGCATTTTGGTGGAGGGCCAATGGTGA
- the mfd gene encoding transcription-repair coupling factor, translating into MTAPGAARPETPIAGLVELALTAPTFQQLIDSAAASPAELHLVGPASARLFVASALARLGPLLVVTATGREADDLTAELRGVFGDAVAVFPSWETLPHERLSPGVDTVGARLTVLRRLAHPDDARLGPPLQVVVTAARSLLQPMTPQLGLIEPVTLSVGAEVEFEGVIARLVELAYTRVDMVGRRGEFAVRGGILDVFPPTAEHPVRIEFWGDEVSEMRMFSVADQRSIPEIEVDTLIAVPCRELLLTEEVRQRAAELSARHPATEPAITGSVTDMLAKLAEGIAVDGMEALLPVLRPGEHVLLTDQLAQGTPILLCDPEKIRTRAADLIKTGSEFLEASWSAAAMGTDAPVDVAQFGGSGFAELDDVRAAAAKGGHPWWTLSQLSDESAVELDIRAAPSARGHQHDIDGIFAMLRAHVTTGGYAVVVAPGAGTAHRVVERLAECDTPAAMLESGAAGQVRPKKGIVGVLKGPLHDGVIIPGATLVVITETDLTGSRVAAVEGKRLAAKRRNTVDPLALTAGDLVVHDQHGIGRFVEMVERTVGGARREYLVLEYASSKNRGGAAKNTDKLYVPMDSLDQLSRYVGGQAPALSKLGGSDWANTKTKARRAVREIAGELVSLYAKRQASPGHAFGPDTPWQAEMEDAFGYTETVDQLTAITEVKGDMEKPIPMDRVICGDVGYGKTEIAVRAAFKAVQDGKQVAVLVPTTLLADQHLQTFTDRMTGFPVTVKGLSRFTDPAESKAVIEGLADGSVDVVIGTHRLLQTGVRWKDLGLVVVDEEQRFGVEHKEHIKSLRTHVDVLTMSATPIPRTLEMSLAGIREMSTILTPPEERYPVLTYVGPHDDKQVAAALRRELLRDGQVFYVHNRVSSIDRTAAKIRELVPEARVVVAHGQMPEERLERTVQGFWNREYDILVCTTIVETGLDISNANTLIVERADTFGLSQLHQLRGRVGRSRERGYAYFLYPPHAPLTETAYDRLATIAQNNELGAGMAVAMKDLEIRGAGNVLGVEQSGHVAGVGFDLYVRLVGEAVEAYRAAADGHTVTTAEEPKDVRIDLPVDAHLPPDYIASDRLRLEAYRRLAAAASDGEIDAVVEELVDRYGALPEPALRLVAVARLRLLCRAAGITEVSAPSATTVRLSPMTLPDSAQVRLKRMYPAAGYRATTSTVQVPIPRAGGVGAPRLRDVELVQMVANLVTALQGKAQTDIGITSSPAAMTSEGR; encoded by the coding sequence ATGACCGCACCGGGGGCTGCTCGCCCAGAAACCCCGATCGCGGGGCTCGTTGAATTGGCGCTCACCGCGCCGACCTTCCAGCAGCTGATCGACAGCGCGGCCGCGTCGCCGGCCGAATTGCACCTGGTGGGTCCAGCCAGCGCACGGTTGTTCGTGGCCAGCGCGCTGGCGCGGTTGGGTCCTTTGCTGGTAGTCACCGCGACCGGGCGCGAAGCCGACGACCTGACCGCTGAACTGCGCGGCGTCTTCGGCGATGCCGTCGCGGTCTTCCCGTCCTGGGAGACGCTGCCGCACGAGCGGCTCTCGCCCGGCGTCGACACCGTCGGCGCCCGCCTGACCGTGCTGCGGCGCCTGGCCCACCCCGACGACGCGCGGCTGGGCCCTCCCCTTCAGGTCGTGGTCACCGCGGCCCGCTCGCTGCTGCAGCCGATGACACCGCAGCTCGGCCTGATCGAGCCGGTCACATTGAGCGTCGGTGCGGAAGTCGAATTCGAGGGCGTGATCGCCCGGCTGGTCGAACTGGCCTACACCCGGGTCGACATGGTGGGCCGGCGCGGCGAGTTCGCCGTGCGCGGCGGGATTCTCGACGTCTTCCCGCCGACGGCCGAGCACCCGGTGCGCATCGAGTTCTGGGGTGACGAGGTCAGCGAGATGCGCATGTTCTCCGTCGCCGATCAGCGTTCGATCCCGGAGATCGAGGTCGACACCCTGATCGCGGTGCCCTGCCGCGAGCTGCTGCTCACGGAGGAGGTGCGGCAACGGGCCGCCGAGCTGTCCGCGCGGCACCCGGCGACCGAGCCCGCGATCACCGGCAGCGTCACCGACATGCTGGCCAAGCTCGCCGAGGGCATCGCGGTCGACGGCATGGAGGCCCTGCTGCCCGTGCTGCGGCCCGGCGAGCACGTGCTGCTGACCGACCAACTGGCGCAGGGCACCCCGATCCTGTTGTGCGACCCCGAGAAGATCCGCACCCGCGCCGCCGACCTGATCAAGACCGGCAGCGAATTCCTCGAAGCCTCGTGGTCGGCGGCCGCCATGGGCACGGACGCCCCCGTCGATGTCGCGCAATTCGGCGGATCGGGATTCGCCGAGCTGGATGACGTGCGGGCCGCGGCCGCCAAAGGCGGGCATCCGTGGTGGACGTTGAGCCAGTTGTCCGACGAGTCGGCCGTCGAGCTGGACATCCGGGCGGCGCCCTCGGCGCGCGGCCATCAGCACGACATCGACGGCATCTTCGCGATGCTGCGCGCGCACGTCACCACCGGCGGCTACGCCGTCGTCGTCGCCCCCGGCGCCGGCACCGCGCACCGCGTGGTGGAACGGCTCGCCGAATGCGACACCCCGGCCGCCATGCTGGAATCCGGGGCCGCAGGCCAAGTTCGACCTAAAAAGGGGATAGTCGGCGTGCTCAAGGGCCCGCTGCACGACGGCGTCATCATCCCCGGCGCCACGCTGGTGGTGATCACCGAGACCGACCTCACGGGGAGCCGGGTCGCCGCCGTCGAGGGCAAGCGCCTGGCGGCCAAGCGGCGCAACACCGTTGACCCGTTGGCGCTGACCGCCGGTGATCTCGTTGTGCACGATCAGCACGGCATCGGCCGGTTCGTCGAGATGGTCGAGCGCACCGTCGGCGGCGCCCGGCGCGAGTATTTGGTGCTGGAGTACGCGTCCAGCAAGAACCGTGGTGGCGCGGCCAAAAATACAGACAAGCTTTATGTCCCAATGGATTCGCTGGATCAGCTGTCGCGGTACGTCGGCGGGCAGGCGCCGGCGCTGAGCAAGCTCGGCGGCAGCGACTGGGCGAACACCAAGACGAAGGCGCGCCGCGCGGTGCGCGAGATCGCCGGCGAGCTGGTGTCCCTGTACGCCAAGCGGCAGGCCAGCCCCGGGCACGCGTTCGGCCCGGACACCCCGTGGCAGGCCGAGATGGAAGACGCGTTCGGGTACACCGAGACCGTCGACCAGCTGACCGCGATCACCGAGGTCAAGGGGGACATGGAAAAGCCGATCCCCATGGACCGGGTGATCTGTGGCGACGTGGGCTACGGCAAGACCGAGATCGCGGTGCGGGCGGCGTTCAAGGCGGTCCAGGACGGCAAGCAGGTGGCCGTGCTGGTGCCCACCACGCTGCTGGCAGACCAGCACCTGCAGACCTTCACCGACCGGATGACCGGGTTCCCGGTGACCGTCAAGGGCCTGTCCCGGTTCACCGACCCCGCGGAGTCCAAGGCCGTGATCGAGGGCCTGGCCGACGGGTCGGTGGACGTGGTGATCGGCACGCACCGGCTGTTGCAGACCGGGGTGCGCTGGAAGGACCTCGGCCTCGTCGTCGTCGACGAGGAGCAGCGGTTCGGCGTCGAGCACAAGGAGCACATCAAGTCGCTGCGCACCCACGTCGACGTGCTGACCATGAGCGCCACCCCGATCCCGCGCACGCTGGAGATGAGCCTGGCCGGGATCCGCGAGATGTCGACGATCCTGACCCCGCCCGAGGAGCGCTACCCGGTGCTGACCTACGTCGGCCCGCACGACGACAAGCAGGTCGCGGCCGCCTTGCGCCGCGAGCTGCTGCGCGACGGGCAGGTCTTCTACGTGCACAACCGGGTCAGCTCCATCGACCGGACGGCGGCGAAGATCCGGGAGCTGGTGCCCGAGGCGCGGGTGGTCGTCGCGCACGGGCAGATGCCCGAAGAACGGCTGGAACGCACGGTGCAGGGGTTCTGGAACCGCGAATACGACATCCTGGTGTGCACCACGATCGTGGAGACCGGGCTGGACATCTCCAACGCCAACACGCTGATCGTCGAGCGCGCCGACACCTTCGGCCTGTCGCAGCTGCACCAGCTGCGCGGCCGGGTCGGTCGCAGCCGGGAGCGCGGCTACGCCTACTTCCTGTATCCGCCGCATGCGCCGCTGACCGAGACCGCCTACGACCGGCTGGCCACCATCGCGCAGAACAACGAGCTCGGCGCGGGCATGGCTGTCGCGATGAAGGACCTCGAGATCCGCGGCGCCGGAAACGTGTTGGGCGTCGAGCAGTCCGGGCACGTCGCCGGCGTCGGCTTCGACCTGTACGTCCGCCTGGTGGGCGAGGCCGTGGAGGCCTACCGCGCGGCTGCCGACGGCCACACCGTCACGACGGCCGAGGAGCCGAAGGACGTGCGCATCGACCTGCCGGTCGATGCGCACCTGCCGCCGGACTACATCGCCAGCGACCGGCTGCGGCTCGAGGCGTACCGCCGGCTGGCCGCGGCGGCCTCCGACGGCGAGATCGACGCGGTCGTGGAGGAACTCGTCGACCGCTACGGCGCGCTGCCCGAGCCGGCCCTGCGGCTGGTGGCGGTGGCCCGGCTGCGGCTGCTGTGCCGCGCCGCGGGCATCACCGAGGTGTCGGCGCCCTCGGCGACCACCGTGCGGCTCTCGCCGATGACGCTGCCGGATTCGGCGCAGGTGCGGCTCAAGCGGATGTATCCGGCGGCGGGCTACCGCGCCACGACCTCCACCGTGCAGGTTCCCATCCCGCGCGCCGGCGGCGTCGGCGCGCCGCGGCTGCGCGATGTCGAGCTGGTGCAGATGGTGGCCAACCTGGTGACGGCATTGCAGGGCAAGGCGCAGACGGATATTGGTATAACGAGTTCACCTGCGGCGATGACGAGTGAGGGGCGCTAA
- the eno gene encoding phosphopyruvate hydratase, with the protein MPIIEQVGAREILDSRGNPTVEVEIALIDGTFARAAVPSGASTGEHEAVELRDGGERYAGKGVQKAVQAVLDEIGPAVIGLNADDQRLVDQALLDLDGTPDKSRLGGNAILGVSLAVAKAAADSAELPLFRYLGGPNAHILPVPMMNILNGGAHADTAVDIQEFMVAPIGAPSFAEALRWGAEVYHSLKSVLKKQGLSTGLGDEGGFAPDVAGTTAALDLISRAIDSAGFKLGADVALALDAAATEFFTDGTGYKFEGSTRTAEQMTEFYAGLLGSYPLVSIEDPLSEDDWDGWVALTAAIGDRLQIVGDDIFVTNPERLEEGIDKGVANALLVKVNQIGTLTETLDAVALAHHSGYRTMMSHRSGETEDTTIADLAVAVGSGQIKTGAPARSERVAKYNQLLRIEEALGDAARYAGDLAFPRYTPPEAK; encoded by the coding sequence GTGCCGATTATCGAGCAGGTCGGGGCCCGCGAGATCCTCGATTCCCGCGGCAACCCGACAGTCGAGGTCGAGATTGCCCTGATCGACGGGACCTTTGCCCGCGCGGCGGTGCCGTCGGGCGCGTCGACGGGTGAGCACGAGGCCGTCGAGTTGCGCGACGGTGGCGAGCGCTATGCCGGCAAGGGTGTGCAGAAGGCCGTGCAGGCGGTGCTGGACGAGATCGGCCCGGCGGTGATCGGCCTCAACGCCGACGATCAGCGGCTGGTCGACCAGGCGCTGCTGGACCTGGACGGCACGCCCGACAAGTCGAGGCTGGGCGGCAACGCGATCCTGGGTGTGTCGCTGGCCGTGGCCAAGGCGGCCGCCGATTCCGCCGAGTTGCCGCTTTTCCGCTACCTCGGCGGCCCGAACGCGCACATCCTGCCGGTGCCGATGATGAACATCCTCAACGGCGGCGCGCACGCCGACACCGCCGTCGACATCCAGGAGTTCATGGTGGCGCCGATCGGTGCGCCCAGCTTCGCCGAGGCGCTGCGCTGGGGCGCCGAGGTGTATCACTCGCTGAAATCGGTGCTCAAGAAGCAGGGCTTGAGCACGGGCCTGGGCGACGAGGGCGGCTTCGCCCCCGACGTGGCGGGCACCACCGCGGCACTGGACCTGATCAGCCGGGCCATCGACTCGGCCGGCTTCAAACTCGGCGCCGACGTGGCGCTGGCCCTCGACGCGGCGGCCACCGAGTTCTTCACCGACGGGACGGGTTACAAATTCGAGGGCAGCACCCGCACCGCGGAGCAGATGACCGAGTTCTACGCCGGGCTGCTCGGGTCTTATCCGCTGGTGTCCATCGAAGACCCACTGTCGGAAGACGATTGGGATGGCTGGGTAGCCCTGACCGCGGCCATCGGTGACCGGCTGCAGATCGTCGGCGACGACATCTTCGTCACCAATCCCGAACGCCTGGAAGAGGGTATCGACAAGGGTGTGGCAAACGCGTTGCTGGTCAAGGTGAATCAGATCGGCACGCTGACCGAGACGCTCGACGCCGTCGCGCTGGCCCATCACAGCGGCTACCGCACGATGATGAGCCATCGCAGCGGCGAGACCGAGGACACCACGATCGCCGACCTGGCGGTGGCGGTCGGCAGCGGGCAGATCAAGACCGGTGCGCCCGCCCGCAGCGAGCGCGTCGCCAAATACAACCAGCTGCTGCGGATCGAGGAGGCGCTCGGCGATGCCGCCCGCTACGCCGGCGATCTCGCCTTCCCGCGGTATACGCCGCCGGAGGCCAAATAG
- a CDS encoding nucleoside triphosphate pyrophosphohydrolase produces MIVVLFDPRRPSLVPIEAIEHLAGEVQYTEEMPVAVPWSLSAARPVHSGADAPVLLSSDPDHPAVTARLAAGARLISAPETPRGERLVDAVAMMDKLRTAGPWESEQTHDSLRRFLLEETYELLDAVGSGNADQLRDELGDVLLQVLFHARIAEEAPQSAFTIDDVAAALMRKLGNRVPGVLAGQSISLEEQLAQWEERKASEKPRKSVMDDVHTGQPALALAQKVIQRAGKAGVPADLIPDEITSIRVSADVDAESALRTAVLDFVDTVRGAERAIATARRGGDVPDEFDVAPLGEVSEQEWREHWPTGDSAPKGAATDAVADEA; encoded by the coding sequence ATGATCGTCGTGTTGTTCGACCCCCGCCGCCCTTCGCTGGTCCCCATCGAAGCCATCGAGCATCTCGCCGGTGAGGTGCAGTACACCGAGGAGATGCCCGTCGCGGTGCCCTGGTCGTTGTCGGCGGCGCGTCCGGTGCACTCCGGTGCGGACGCGCCGGTGCTGCTGTCGTCCGACCCCGACCACCCGGCCGTGACCGCCCGCCTGGCGGCCGGGGCCCGGCTGATCTCGGCGCCCGAGACGCCGCGCGGCGAACGGCTGGTCGACGCCGTGGCCATGATGGACAAACTGCGCACCGCCGGGCCGTGGGAGAGTGAGCAAACCCACGATTCGCTGCGCAGGTTTTTGTTGGAGGAAACCTACGAGCTGCTGGACGCGGTGGGCAGCGGCAACGCCGACCAGCTGCGCGACGAGCTCGGCGACGTGCTGCTGCAAGTCCTCTTCCACGCCCGCATCGCCGAGGAGGCGCCGCAGTCCGCCTTCACCATCGATGACGTCGCCGCAGCCCTGATGCGCAAGCTGGGCAACCGGGTCCCGGGAGTTCTTGCCGGGCAATCGATTTCGCTCGAAGAGCAGTTGGCCCAGTGGGAAGAGCGCAAGGCGTCCGAAAAGCCGCGCAAGTCGGTGATGGACGACGTGCACACGGGGCAGCCCGCGCTGGCGCTCGCCCAGAAGGTGATTCAGCGCGCCGGCAAAGCCGGTGTGCCCGCCGACCTGATCCCCGACGAAATCACCTCGATCCGCGTGTCGGCCGATGTCGATGCCGAAAGCGCTCTGCGCACAGCGGTTCTGGACTTCGTCGACACGGTTCGCGGTGCGGAACGGGCGATCGCCACGGCGCGCCGCGGGGGAGACGTCCCCGACGAGTTCGACGTGGCCCCGCTCGGTGAAGTCTCCGAACAGGAGTGGCGCGAGCACTGGCCGACGGGTGACTCGGCCCCCAAGGGGGCCGCCACCGACGCCGTTGCCGACGAGGCCTGA
- a CDS encoding response regulator, with translation MTRVLVIDDEPQILRALRINLSVRGYEVVTASSGAGALRAAAEHKPDVVILDLGLPDISGIDVLAGLRGWLTAPVIVLSARTDSSDKVEALDAGADDYVTKPFGMDEFLARLRAAVRRNTAASEVEQPVIETESFTVDLAAKKVSKNGGEVHLTPTEWGMLEVLVRNRGKLVGREELLKEVWGPAYATETHYLRVYLAQLRRKLEDDPSNPKHLLTESGMGYRFEV, from the coding sequence ATGACCCGCGTATTGGTGATCGACGACGAGCCGCAGATACTGCGCGCGCTGCGCATCAACCTGTCCGTGCGGGGCTATGAGGTGGTCACCGCGTCGAGCGGCGCGGGCGCGCTGCGCGCCGCCGCCGAGCACAAGCCCGACGTGGTGATCCTCGACCTCGGCCTGCCCGACATCTCCGGGATCGACGTCCTGGCGGGTCTGCGCGGATGGCTCACCGCACCGGTGATCGTGTTGTCCGCGCGCACCGACTCGTCGGACAAAGTGGAGGCGCTGGACGCCGGCGCCGACGATTACGTCACCAAACCCTTTGGGATGGACGAGTTCCTGGCCCGGCTGCGCGCGGCGGTCCGCCGCAACACCGCAGCATCCGAAGTCGAGCAGCCGGTGATCGAAACAGAATCGTTCACCGTCGATTTGGCCGCCAAGAAGGTCAGCAAGAACGGCGGCGAGGTCCATCTCACCCCCACCGAGTGGGGAATGCTCGAGGTACTCGTGCGCAATCGCGGCAAGTTGGTCGGCCGCGAGGAGCTACTCAAGGAGGTGTGGGGCCCGGCCTATGCCACCGAAACCCATTACCTGCGAGTGTATCTCGCGCAGCTGCGCCGCAAGCTCGAAGACGACCCGTCGAACCCCAAGCATTTGCTGACCGAGTCGGGCATGGGCTATCGCTTCGAGGTATGA
- a CDS encoding Ppx/GppA phosphatase family protein, with amino-acid sequence MVNGGLAGIDCGTNSIRLLIADVVGPGRLRDVHRETRIVRLGQGVDATGEFAAEAIARTRAALADYAALLKTHGVERVRMVATSAARDVANRDDFFAMTADVLGAVLPGAVAEVISGAEEAELSFRGAVGELDGGAGPFVVVDLGGGSTEIVVGGEAVAASYSADIGCVRLTERCLHSDPPTPAEVAAARQVVRERLEVALGVVPVEGARTWVGLAGTMTTLSALAHDLPAYDSAAIHLSRVAGADLLAVCERLIGMTRAERAALPPMHAGRADVIGGGAIVVEELARELRARAGIEELTVSEHDILDGIVLSIAE; translated from the coding sequence ATGGTGAACGGCGGGCTCGCGGGAATCGACTGCGGTACCAACTCGATTCGCTTGTTGATCGCCGATGTTGTAGGGCCGGGGCGGCTGCGTGACGTGCATCGGGAGACGCGGATCGTGCGGCTCGGTCAGGGTGTCGACGCGACCGGCGAGTTCGCGGCCGAGGCCATAGCCCGCACCCGGGCGGCGTTGGCGGACTACGCCGCCCTGCTGAAAACGCATGGGGTGGAGCGGGTGCGGATGGTGGCGACCTCGGCGGCCCGCGATGTCGCCAACCGCGACGACTTCTTCGCGATGACGGCCGACGTGTTGGGCGCGGTGCTGCCCGGTGCGGTGGCCGAGGTGATCAGCGGCGCCGAGGAGGCCGAGCTGTCGTTCCGCGGCGCGGTCGGCGAATTGGACGGTGGGGCCGGACCTTTCGTCGTCGTCGACCTCGGTGGGGGCTCCACCGAAATCGTCGTGGGGGGCGAGGCGGTGGCGGCCAGCTACTCGGCCGACATCGGCTGCGTCCGGCTGACCGAGCGTTGCCTGCATTCGGACCCGCCGACGCCCGCGGAAGTGGCGGCGGCCCGGCAGGTGGTGCGCGAGCGGCTCGAGGTCGCGCTGGGCGTGGTGCCCGTCGAGGGCGCGCGGACGTGGGTCGGATTGGCCGGGACGATGACCACGCTGTCCGCGCTGGCGCACGACTTGCCGGCGTATGACTCTGCGGCCATTCATCTTTCACGCGTCGCCGGTGCGGATCTGTTGGCGGTGTGTGAACGGCTGATCGGGATGACGCGCGCCGAGCGCGCGGCGCTGCCGCCGATGCACGCGGGGCGGGCCGACGTGATCGGCGGTGGTGCGATCGTGGTGGAGGAGTTGGCCCGCGAGTTGCGCGCCCGTGCGGGCATCGAGGAGTTGACGGTGAGCGAGCACGACATTTTGGACGGCATCGTGCTGTCGATCGCCGAATAG
- a CDS encoding lytic transglycosylase domain-containing protein, with translation MSPRRWMRAAAVIGATAIVLASSCTWQLSLFIPDGVPPPAGDPVPPVDTHASGRPAEQLRDWAQPRSAALEIPLIALEAYAYAARVAEVENPKCHIAWTTLAGIGQVESHHGTYRGATLAPNGDVSPPIRGVRLDGSGGTLRIVDTDEDLTDGDGVTRAMGPMQFIPETWRLYGVDAHNDGRVSPDNIDDAALAAAGYLCWRGKDLATPRGWITALRAYNNSGVYARAVRDWATAYAKGHPL, from the coding sequence GTGTCGCCGAGGCGTTGGATGCGCGCGGCCGCCGTGATCGGCGCGACCGCGATCGTTCTGGCCTCCAGTTGCACGTGGCAACTCAGCCTGTTCATCCCCGACGGCGTGCCGCCCCCCGCGGGTGACCCGGTGCCGCCGGTGGACACGCACGCCAGCGGTCGGCCCGCGGAACAGTTGCGCGACTGGGCCCAACCACGGTCGGCGGCCTTGGAGATCCCGCTGATCGCGCTCGAGGCCTACGCGTACGCGGCCCGGGTCGCCGAAGTCGAGAACCCGAAGTGCCACATCGCCTGGACCACGCTGGCGGGCATCGGACAGGTCGAGAGCCACCACGGCACCTACCGCGGCGCCACGCTGGCCCCCAACGGGGATGTCAGCCCGCCGATCCGCGGCGTCCGACTCGACGGCAGCGGCGGGACGCTGCGCATCGTCGACACCGACGAGGACCTCACCGACGGCGACGGCGTGACGCGTGCCATGGGGCCGATGCAGTTCATCCCCGAGACGTGGCGGCTCTATGGTGTCGACGCTCACAACGACGGCCGCGTCAGCCCCGACAACATCGACGACGCCGCGCTCGCCGCGGCGGGCTACCTGTGTTGGCGCGGAAAGGATCTCGCGACGCCGCGGGGCTGGATCACCGCGCTGCGGGCCTACAACAATTCCGGGGTCTACGCGCGGGCGGTCCGGGATTGGGCGACCGCTTACGCGAAAGGTCACCCGCTATAG